One region of Flavobacterium sp. KACC 22763 genomic DNA includes:
- a CDS encoding HAD family hydrolase yields MLHKTKIPNLKVIAFDADDTLFVNEPYFQETEHKFCALMEDYLSHQGISQELFKIEIANLPLYGYGIKGYILSMIEAAMNISNNTIPMEVIEKIIQYGKELLEKPIELLDGIEETLAALKGKYKLVVATKGDLKDQHSKLHRSGLGHYFHHIEVMSDKQEIDYQKLLGRLDIEPHEFLMIGNSLKSDVLPVLGIGGYAVHIPFHTTWEHEKINHTIEHEHFSSFETIAEVVPNLL; encoded by the coding sequence ATGTTACATAAAACTAAAATACCAAATCTTAAAGTAATCGCATTTGATGCCGATGATACTTTGTTTGTAAACGAACCTTATTTTCAAGAAACCGAACATAAATTTTGCGCTTTGATGGAAGATTATCTTTCGCATCAAGGCATTTCGCAGGAATTATTCAAAATAGAAATTGCCAATCTGCCATTATATGGTTACGGAATCAAAGGCTATATCCTTTCGATGATTGAAGCCGCAATGAATATTTCAAATAATACCATTCCGATGGAAGTCATTGAAAAGATTATTCAATACGGAAAAGAATTACTAGAAAAACCAATCGAGCTTTTAGACGGAATTGAAGAAACTCTCGCTGCCTTAAAAGGAAAATATAAATTGGTTGTTGCTACAAAAGGCGATTTAAAAGATCAGCACAGTAAATTGCACCGTTCTGGTTTGGGACATTATTTTCACCATATCGAAGTAATGTCAGACAAACAAGAAATCGATTATCAGAAACTTTTAGGCCGTTTAGATATTGAACCGCACGAATTTTTGATGATCGGAAATTCATTAAAATCAGATGTTCTTCCAGTTTTAGGAATTGGCGGTTATGCCGTTCATATTCCATTTCACACTACTTGGGAACACGAAAAAATTAATCACACTATAGAACACGAGCATTTTAGTTCATTTGAAACTATTGCAGAAGTCGTTCCGAATTTATTATAA
- a CDS encoding DMT family transporter produces the protein MKLTKPRLALICGILCISIFPILVKLRLTPGLISAFYRMFFAVVLLLPYVIFSGNFKLPKLKFALLAILCGVLFSSDVAVWNIAIQESSATQASLLTNLSPVWVGVGSFFFLKAKPATNFWIGTLVALFGMVTLVGFEFFIDLNFDKAFLFAVLSGILYSIYLLVSKNVLSEVDVLSFMTISLFASSIYLGILCYALGEPFTGFSNAGWFVLVLQAVICQLCAWLSISYATQHMRATRVSLSLLSQAVITSILAWLFLEEQITLQMVFGGIILLFGIRITFYDKTISLKGLFSKD, from the coding sequence ATGAAACTCACAAAACCAAGATTAGCCCTAATCTGCGGTATACTCTGCATATCTATTTTCCCGATATTGGTAAAATTACGTTTAACACCAGGATTAATTTCGGCTTTTTACCGAATGTTTTTTGCCGTGGTGCTGCTTTTGCCTTACGTTATTTTCAGCGGTAATTTCAAACTTCCAAAATTAAAATTTGCTCTTTTGGCAATACTATGCGGTGTTTTATTCTCATCTGATGTTGCCGTTTGGAATATCGCCATTCAGGAATCAAGTGCGACTCAGGCTTCGTTGCTGACCAATTTATCTCCCGTTTGGGTTGGTGTTGGTTCTTTCTTTTTTCTGAAAGCAAAACCTGCAACGAATTTCTGGATTGGAACATTGGTCGCTTTATTCGGAATGGTAACTTTGGTCGGTTTTGAGTTTTTTATCGATTTAAACTTCGACAAAGCATTTCTATTTGCCGTTTTATCTGGAATTCTGTATTCCATTTATCTTTTGGTCAGCAAAAATGTGCTTTCAGAAGTTGATGTTCTTTCCTTTATGACGATTAGTTTATTTGCTTCAAGCATCTATTTAGGAATTTTATGTTATGCATTGGGCGAACCTTTCACCGGATTTTCAAATGCTGGCTGGTTTGTTCTCGTGCTTCAGGCCGTTATTTGCCAATTATGCGCTTGGCTTTCGATTAGTTATGCGACTCAGCACATGCGTGCAACGAGGGTTTCGCTAAGTTTATTGAGTCAAGCTGTAATTACCTCAATTTTAGCTTGGTTGTTTTTGGAAGAACAAATAACTTTACAGATGGTTTTCGGCGGAATCATTCTGCTTTTCGGAATCCGAATTACATTTTACGATAAAACAATTTCTTTGAAAGGGCTTTTTTCTAAGGATTAA
- a CDS encoding chloramphenicol acetyltransferase translates to MKTLLDLENWNRKEHFAHFKQMEEPFFGVTVEIDCTKAYQTAKSINASFFNFYLHKTLVAVNAIENFRYRISEDKIYINDQIDASATIGREDGTFGFSLIEYHPDFKTFEQIALTEIERIQNTTGLFTRSFDDDNLIHFSAIPWLNFSSITHARSFTYPDSCPKISFGKMMVSETGKRTMSMAVYVHHGLMDGMHVGQFVDLFQELMNQ, encoded by the coding sequence ATGAAAACACTTTTAGACCTAGAAAATTGGAATAGAAAAGAGCATTTTGCCCATTTTAAACAAATGGAAGAGCCTTTTTTTGGTGTCACCGTAGAAATTGACTGCACAAAAGCGTATCAAACTGCAAAAAGCATCAACGCTTCTTTCTTCAATTTCTATTTGCATAAAACTTTGGTTGCAGTAAATGCCATTGAAAATTTTAGATATCGAATTTCAGAAGACAAAATATACATTAACGACCAAATTGATGCATCGGCAACAATTGGTCGTGAAGATGGCACTTTTGGGTTTTCTTTAATTGAATATCACCCAGATTTTAAAACATTCGAACAAATTGCATTAACCGAAATCGAGCGCATTCAAAACACAACTGGACTTTTCACAAGATCTTTTGATGATGATAATCTGATTCATTTTTCGGCAATTCCGTGGCTGAATTTTAGTTCGATAACTCATGCACGCAGTTTTACATATCCAGACAGCTGTCCAAAAATTTCATTTGGCAAAATGATGGTTTCAGAAACTGGAAAAAGAACGATGTCAATGGCGGTTTATGTTCATCATGGTTTGATGGATGGAATGCATGTTGGTCAGTTTGTAGATCTTTTTCAAGAGCTTATGAATCAATAA